CACTGGAAGTCACGCGTAGAAGAAACACTCACAGTATCATAAGGTTTCTCGGGGTCGACGAATCTCACATCTGTCGCAAGGCGAATCTTATTCTCAGGATCCCGATTCTTGCAGCTAGCATGGACCATGTAAGGATTATGGAAGATGACGTCTCCTGCCTCATACTTGGCAATGAGCCACTTCCTCTGTGTCTCCTTGCCATAGGCGACCGTGTCTCTGCTCAGAAAGCCACCATCATTCATATTCTTGTTGAAAGCACTGACCCGTTCCTCGTCGGTCAAGTTATGTGCGTTCTTGGCAAAATCATTCTCCGTTTTCTTGCCAACATCGGTTGAGCCTTGCAGGTACATAAGACCACCTCCCTCGAGGGAAACGTCACCAATGGGGATCCAAGCAGTCAGACTGGTGGGAGGACCTGCTCGAAGGTACATTTGATCAAAGTGAACCGGCGTTAGCTCACTATTGGGCACAAAAGCCCGTAACATCGTGCGTTGCAGCATGTGAGGGTTCTTCCAGCCTGTAAACTGACGGACGAAGTCGTGCAGCTGCTTGTTTTTGCAAAACTCAACGTAGAAGTTGGCTTCGTGTGCCGAAATCATAAGATCGACGTATCGTTCACTGTCCGGATCGTCCTTGAGGCCGAAAAGACGGCGAAGGTTACCCGGAGGGAGGTATTTGCGGGTATCTGCACCGGAGTAAATGCCATCAACTGGGTCGCTACCCTCCTGGAGAAGACCGCTGGGAGCCATGTGTGTAAAATAGTCCCGGCGGCAGTCAAGAGAGGCTTCCTTGTTGATGCATCCCTTGACCTACGCACAGAAAGATTAGCAGCATGTTC
The window above is part of the Fusarium oxysporum f. sp. lycopersici 4287 chromosome 8, whole genome shotgun sequence genome. Proteins encoded here:
- a CDS encoding phytanoyl-CoA hydroxylase, which produces MAPSRTEILPAEEPATLSAHNLKVLNGASQDPYGHYFPADPATLNLESNYGPMESDMIGYLQPTTKDTPIEVMHERFERDGYLFVKGCINKEASLDCRRDYFTHMAPSGLLQEGSDPVDGIYSGADTRKYLPPGNLRRLFGLKDDPDSERYVDLMISAHEANFYVEFCKNKQLHDFVRQFTGWKNPHMLQRTMLRAFVPNSELTPVHFDQMYLRAGPPTSLTAWIPIGDVSLEGGGLMYLQGSTDVGKKTENDFAKNAHNLTDEERVSAFNKNMNDGGFLSRDTVAYGKETQRKWLIAKYEAGDVIFHNPYMVHASCKNRDPENKIRLATDVRFVDPEKPYDTRWMTVYRPLDGL